A window of Pseudodesulfovibrio hydrargyri contains these coding sequences:
- a CDS encoding NAD(P)H-hydrate dehydratase — protein sequence MLIVVGTIPDPAVPVLDALAEVAGDGLTVGGRALAPDRGTPALLAAAAVTCDFLGANPPHALLAGDEGLGNGSRELYRRLVEVLPARRCAVLAFHYLQPDVDWHNRVLMAAQSMAGPPALVADAGFMYAAKMSGYAGEYALFTPDAGELAFLADEAAPHPFYTRGFILQDEDRVPELINRAYDHDNAARCLLVKGRVDRVADRTGVLAEVTKPSVEAMEAMGGTGDTVTGMACALMAAGLSAPKAAHVAAQANRYAGEAARPTPASQIGELIPHIPQALSRAMGEIL from the coding sequence ATGCTCATCGTAGTCGGGACCATACCTGACCCGGCCGTGCCCGTGCTGGACGCCCTGGCGGAGGTGGCGGGCGACGGACTCACGGTGGGCGGCCGCGCCCTGGCCCCGGACCGGGGCACCCCGGCCCTGCTGGCCGCGGCGGCCGTCACCTGCGACTTTCTCGGGGCCAACCCGCCCCACGCCCTGCTGGCGGGCGACGAGGGACTGGGCAACGGCAGCCGCGAGTTGTACCGCCGCCTGGTCGAGGTCCTGCCCGCGCGGCGCTGCGCGGTCCTGGCCTTCCACTATCTCCAGCCCGACGTGGACTGGCACAACCGCGTGCTCATGGCGGCCCAGTCCATGGCCGGGCCGCCCGCCCTGGTGGCGGACGCCGGGTTCATGTACGCGGCCAAGATGAGCGGCTACGCCGGGGAATACGCCCTGTTCACGCCCGACGCCGGGGAGCTGGCCTTCCTGGCCGACGAGGCCGCGCCGCACCCCTTCTATACACGGGGCTTCATTCTCCAGGACGAGGACCGGGTGCCGGAACTGATCAACCGCGCCTACGACCACGACAACGCGGCCCGCTGCCTGCTGGTCAAGGGGCGCGTGGACCGCGTCGCGGACCGCACCGGGGTCCTGGCCGAGGTGACCAAACCGTCCGTGGAGGCCATGGAGGCCATGGGCGGCACGGGCGACACGGTCACGGGCATGGCCTGCGCCCTGATGGCGGCCGGGCTGTCCGCGCCCAAGGCCGCGCACGTGGCCGCCCAGGCCAACCGGTACGCGGGCGAGGCCGCCCGCCCCACCCCGGCCTCGCAGATCGGCGAGCTGATCCCGCACATCCCGCAGGCGCTCTCCCGGGCCATGGGGGAAATCCTGTGA
- a CDS encoding DUF3343 domain-containing protein, which translates to MALANLFKRKASGPPASGRADRGLLVFEHTSEVIRAERLLKESGREIRVMGPPPEIQRGCDLVVEFPLMEKLDILRILDEAGTAPLESVPVTGPLLSPVDLFQVKDFGDHLMVRAANMKLTVDKKTRTIVNVSGGGCPDVPYIAARLIGRTLDEAPAPREIGHTLCGYALELAHAEMVRLCSS; encoded by the coding sequence TTGGCCCTGGCCAACCTGTTCAAAAGAAAGGCTTCCGGTCCGCCCGCTTCCGGGCGCGCGGACCGGGGGCTGCTCGTGTTCGAGCATACCAGCGAGGTCATTCGGGCCGAGAGGCTGCTCAAGGAGTCGGGCCGGGAGATCCGGGTCATGGGCCCGCCCCCGGAGATCCAGCGGGGCTGCGACCTGGTGGTGGAGTTCCCGCTCATGGAAAAGCTCGACATCCTGCGCATCCTTGACGAGGCCGGGACCGCGCCGCTGGAGAGCGTGCCCGTGACCGGCCCCCTGCTCTCGCCTGTGGACCTCTTCCAGGTCAAGGATTTCGGCGACCACCTCATGGTCCGCGCGGCCAACATGAAGCTGACCGTGGACAAGAAGACCCGGACCATCGTCAACGTGTCCGGCGGCGGCTGCCCGGACGTGCCGTACATCGCGGCCCGGCTCATCGGCCGCACCCTGGACGAGGCACCGGCCCCCCGGGAGATAGGCCACACCTTGTGCGGCTACGCCCTGGAGCTGGCCCATGCCGAGATGGTGCGGTTATGCTCATCGTAG
- a CDS encoding sulfurtransferase TusA family protein: MSELVDARGLSCPQPVLDTLAKIAAMGTGELEVLVDTEASKENVARAAQGKGWKVDSISEEGGEYRLKLLGG, translated from the coding sequence ATGAGTGAATTAGTCGACGCGCGGGGCCTGTCCTGCCCCCAACCGGTACTGGATACCCTGGCCAAGATCGCGGCCATGGGCACGGGCGAACTCGAGGTCCTGGTGGACACCGAAGCGTCCAAGGAAAACGTGGCCCGCGCCGCCCAGGGCAAGGGCTGGAAGGTGGATTCCATCTCCGAGGAAGGCGGCGAATACCGCCTGAAACTGCTCGGGGGCTAG
- the yedE gene encoding YedE family putative selenium transporter, with protein MTNFFASRKGIISVGLVIGCLAALLQYLGNPGNMGICVACFERDIAGAVGLHRAGVVQYMRPEIIGFVLGALGAAFMGRDFRPRAGSAPIVRFVLGVFAMIGALVFLGCPWRAILRLAGGDLNALFGIAGLIVGIGIGTLFFRQGYNLGRAQKTYPSVGVVMPLIMAGFLALMFIYPQVADEAKSGVLFYSLKGPGAMHAPLFVSLAVGLLVGTLAQRSRFCTMGAFRDLILFKQVHLLSGVIALLVAAFAVNLILGQFHMGFANQPVAHTQGLWNFMGMVLAGLCFALAGGCPGRQLFMAGEGDGDAAVFVLGMIVGAGFSHNFGLASSPKGVGPHGIAAVFIGLAVCLFIGFTMRKKTA; from the coding sequence ATGACCAACTTTTTCGCCTCTCGGAAAGGGATCATTTCCGTCGGGCTCGTCATCGGCTGCCTGGCCGCGTTGCTGCAATATCTGGGCAACCCCGGGAACATGGGCATCTGCGTGGCCTGTTTCGAACGGGACATCGCCGGTGCCGTGGGACTGCACCGGGCGGGCGTGGTCCAGTACATGCGCCCCGAGATAATCGGCTTCGTGCTCGGCGCGCTGGGCGCGGCCTTCATGGGCCGCGACTTCCGGCCCAGGGCCGGTTCCGCGCCCATCGTCCGCTTCGTGCTCGGCGTGTTCGCCATGATCGGGGCCCTGGTCTTCCTGGGCTGCCCCTGGCGGGCCATCCTGCGCCTGGCAGGCGGCGACCTGAACGCCCTGTTCGGCATCGCCGGGCTCATCGTCGGCATCGGCATCGGCACCCTGTTCTTCCGCCAGGGGTACAACCTGGGCCGGGCTCAGAAGACCTACCCGTCCGTGGGAGTGGTCATGCCCCTGATCATGGCCGGATTCCTGGCGCTCATGTTCATCTACCCGCAGGTGGCCGACGAGGCCAAGTCCGGGGTGCTCTTCTACAGCCTCAAGGGCCCCGGGGCCATGCACGCGCCCCTGTTCGTCTCGCTGGCCGTGGGCCTGCTGGTCGGCACCCTGGCCCAGCGCAGCCGGTTCTGCACCATGGGGGCCTTCCGCGACCTGATCCTGTTCAAGCAGGTCCACCTGCTCTCGGGCGTGATCGCCCTGCTGGTGGCCGCCTTCGCGGTCAACCTGATCCTGGGCCAGTTCCACATGGGCTTCGCCAACCAGCCCGTGGCCCACACCCAGGGCCTGTGGAACTTCATGGGCATGGTCCTGGCCGGACTGTGCTTCGCCCTGGCCGGCGGCTGCCCGGGCCGCCAGCTGTTCATGGCGGGCGAGGGAGACGGCGACGCGGCCGTGTTCGTGCTCGGCATGATCGTGGGAGCGGGTTTCTCCCACAACTTCGGGTTGGCCAGTTCGCCCAAGGGCGTGGGCCCGCACGGTATCGCGGCGGTCTTCATCGGCCTGGCGGTCTGCCTGTTCATCGGTTTTACCATGCGCAAGAAAACGGCATAG
- a CDS encoding PA2778 family cysteine peptidase yields the protein MHRITRGGGRLAAACLALLLLALGSGCSLYGGVMPPSPTGAELTRVHDVPFYPQEEYQCGPAALAMTMTWSGVPVAPEDLTAEVYTPASKGSIQPDMITAARRHGRMAYVIHGADRLSAEIGAGNPVIVLQNLALSWYPVWHYAVVTGLDNGTGEVLLNSGTIRSKRSPWRVFENTWGPDFWGLLVLPPSRLPATAREKEWLDGAVGLERAKQWAGAEQAYATATGRWPQSHDAWIGLGNARYSLGNAQGAAEAFRKAAEVKPDSGIAFNNLAFVLNELGCRDEALAAARKAVSLGGPQVEAFRQTLSDIEK from the coding sequence ATGCACCGCATCACACGGGGCGGCGGCCGCCTGGCCGCCGCCTGTCTCGCCCTGCTCCTCCTGGCCCTGGGATCGGGCTGCAGCCTGTACGGCGGCGTCATGCCGCCCTCGCCCACGGGCGCGGAACTGACCCGCGTGCACGACGTGCCCTTCTACCCCCAGGAGGAGTACCAGTGCGGCCCGGCCGCCCTGGCCATGACCATGACCTGGAGCGGGGTCCCGGTTGCGCCCGAGGACCTGACCGCCGAGGTCTACACCCCGGCGAGCAAGGGCAGCATCCAGCCCGACATGATCACCGCCGCCCGCCGCCACGGGCGCATGGCCTACGTCATCCACGGTGCGGACCGGCTGTCCGCCGAGATAGGCGCGGGCAATCCGGTCATCGTCCTGCAGAACCTCGCCCTGTCCTGGTACCCGGTCTGGCACTACGCCGTGGTCACCGGACTGGACAACGGCACCGGCGAGGTCCTGCTCAACTCGGGCACGATCCGGTCCAAGCGCAGCCCGTGGCGGGTTTTCGAGAACACCTGGGGCCCGGACTTCTGGGGGCTTCTGGTCCTGCCGCCCTCGCGCCTGCCCGCCACGGCCCGGGAAAAGGAGTGGCTGGACGGGGCCGTTGGGCTGGAGCGGGCCAAGCAATGGGCCGGGGCCGAACAGGCCTACGCCACCGCCACGGGCCGCTGGCCCCAGAGCCACGACGCCTGGATCGGCCTGGGCAACGCCCGCTACTCCCTGGGCAACGCGCAGGGCGCGGCCGAAGCCTTCCGCAAGGCCGCCGAGGTCAAACCGGACAGCGGCATCGCCTTCAACAACCTGGCCTTTGTCCTGAACGAACTGGGGTGCCGCGACGAGGCCCTTGCGGCCGCACGCAAGGCCGTGTCCCTGGGCGGCCCGCAGGTCGAGGCCTTCCGCCAGACCCTGTCCGATATCGAAAAGTAG
- a CDS encoding PA2779 family protein — protein MCNKFSRIVCLVVVFSLLVLNVASARAGLVSTESALAASRSADNRAMVLAQLQREDVRQVLQSKGLSVAEVEQRVNALSDAEVNQIAERMNDMPAGGGAFGVVIGAVLLVFIILLITDMAGATDVFPFVKKAR, from the coding sequence ATGTGCAATAAATTCAGCAGAATCGTCTGCCTGGTCGTGGTCTTTTCCCTGCTCGTCCTGAACGTCGCTTCCGCCCGTGCCGGGCTCGTCTCCACCGAGTCGGCCCTGGCGGCCAGCCGCAGCGCGGACAACCGCGCCATGGTCCTGGCCCAGCTGCAGCGCGAAGACGTGCGCCAGGTCCTGCAGAGCAAGGGGTTGTCCGTGGCCGAAGTCGAGCAGCGCGTCAACGCTTTGTCCGACGCCGAGGTCAACCAGATCGCGGAGCGCATGAACGACATGCCCGCGGGCGGCGGCGCCTTCGGCGTGGTCATCGGGGCCGTGCTCCTGGTCTTCATCATCCTGCTCATCACGGACATGGCCGGAGCCACGGACGTCTTCCCGTTCGTGAAAAAGGCCCGGTAG
- the rlmN gene encoding 23S rRNA (adenine(2503)-C(2))-methyltransferase RlmN: MHNLIELNKNDLEAFVAEDLKEPRYRAEQIWQWLWQKRVRDVEAMTNLSKPLREKLAAMADIVWPEIARVAESRDGTIKFLLRLADGKLIETVLIPMQDRYSQCLSTQVGCAMACTFCNTGKLGFERNLTYGEIMGQILVARQYLADRSMNELKNLVFMGMGEPLLNLDTLIKVLTDLPCERGLSLSWRRSMVSTVGFPDKLKILGDLEIALPAISLHAPTQDLRARIMPKAAKVHLDDLMAALAAYPMRPRERITFEYLLLKDVNDSMEHADQLARLIDRKKGKINLIAYNATEGMPYGAPDRERVEAFEKRLWDHGLTAFIRRSMGADIKAACGQLKAESLELE, from the coding sequence ATGCACAATCTTATCGAGCTGAACAAGAATGACCTCGAGGCCTTTGTGGCCGAGGACCTGAAGGAACCCCGCTACCGGGCCGAGCAGATCTGGCAGTGGCTGTGGCAGAAGCGCGTGCGCGACGTGGAGGCCATGACCAACCTGTCCAAGCCCCTGCGCGAGAAGCTGGCCGCCATGGCGGACATCGTCTGGCCGGAAATCGCCCGCGTGGCCGAGAGCCGGGACGGGACCATCAAGTTCCTGCTTCGGCTGGCCGACGGCAAGCTCATCGAGACCGTGCTCATCCCCATGCAGGACCGCTACTCCCAGTGCCTGTCCACCCAGGTGGGCTGCGCCATGGCCTGCACCTTCTGCAACACCGGCAAGCTCGGCTTCGAGCGCAACCTGACCTACGGCGAGATCATGGGGCAGATACTGGTGGCACGGCAGTATTTGGCCGACCGGTCCATGAACGAGCTCAAGAACCTCGTGTTCATGGGCATGGGCGAGCCGCTGCTCAACCTGGACACCCTGATCAAGGTTCTGACCGACCTGCCGTGCGAGCGCGGCCTGTCCCTGTCCTGGCGGCGGTCCATGGTTTCCACCGTGGGCTTCCCGGACAAGCTCAAGATTCTGGGCGACCTGGAGATCGCCCTGCCGGCCATCTCCCTGCACGCGCCCACCCAGGACCTGCGCGCCAGGATCATGCCCAAGGCCGCGAAGGTCCACCTGGACGACCTCATGGCCGCCCTGGCCGCTTATCCCATGCGCCCGCGCGAGCGGATCACCTTCGAGTACCTGCTGCTCAAGGACGTCAACGACTCCATGGAGCACGCGGACCAGCTGGCCCGGCTCATCGACCGCAAGAAGGGCAAGATCAACCTCATCGCCTACAATGCCACCGAGGGCATGCCCTACGGCGCGCCCGACCGCGAACGGGTCGAGGCCTTTGAAAAGCGTCTGTGGGACCACGGCCTGACCGCCTTCATCCGCCGCTCAATGGGCGCGGACATCAAGGCGGCCTGCGGCCAGCTCAAGGCCGAAAGCCTCGAACTGGAGTAG
- a CDS encoding deoxyribonuclease IV has product MYLGSHMSIAGGLHMAFERIMRVDGTALQIFTRNQRQWKVPELTEYDAELFAAARARWGDYPVAAHDSYLINLASNKEDLIKRSVLAFAEELRRIETLSIPYLVTHPGSHLGAGVEAGIERYAANLDRAIERSGTRQGMILLETTAGQGTNLGSTFEELAAIIEASAHPDRLGVCYDTCHTFAAGYDIRTPETYAATFETFDRVIGLPRLKFFHLNDTKNEFGSRKDRHELVGQGEIGVEGFRNLMRDPRFVDIPKTLETPKKEDLQDDVRSLTLLRELAK; this is encoded by the coding sequence ATGTATTTGGGCTCGCACATGTCCATCGCCGGGGGCCTGCACATGGCCTTCGAGCGGATCATGCGGGTGGACGGCACGGCCCTGCAGATATTCACCCGCAACCAGCGGCAGTGGAAGGTCCCGGAACTGACCGAGTACGACGCGGAACTGTTCGCGGCGGCCCGGGCGCGGTGGGGCGACTACCCGGTGGCGGCCCACGATTCCTATCTGATCAATCTCGCATCGAACAAGGAAGACCTGATCAAGCGCTCGGTCCTGGCCTTTGCCGAGGAACTCAGGCGCATCGAGACCCTGTCCATTCCGTATCTGGTCACCCACCCCGGCTCCCACCTGGGCGCCGGCGTCGAGGCGGGCATTGAGCGTTACGCCGCCAACCTGGACCGGGCCATCGAGCGGTCCGGCACCAGGCAGGGTATGATCCTGCTCGAGACCACCGCCGGGCAGGGCACCAACCTCGGGTCCACCTTCGAGGAGCTGGCGGCCATCATCGAGGCCTCGGCCCACCCGGACCGGCTCGGCGTGTGCTACGACACCTGCCACACCTTCGCCGCCGGTTACGACATCCGCACTCCGGAGACCTACGCGGCCACCTTCGAGACCTTCGACCGGGTCATCGGCCTTCCCCGTCTGAAGTTCTTCCACCTGAACGACACCAAGAACGAATTCGGTTCGCGCAAAGACCGGCACGAACTCGTCGGCCAGGGCGAGATCGGCGTGGAGGGTTTCCGCAACCTCATGCGCGACCCGCGCTTCGTGGACATCCCCAAGACCCTGGAGACCCCCAAGAAGGAGGACCTCCAGGACGACGTGCGCAGCCTGACGCTCTTGCGCGAACTGGCGAAATAG
- a CDS encoding HAD family hydrolase has protein sequence MKLDAIIFDFDGTLADVPLDFDFMKTKIAALGEVFMDERPVPDGTPALEWLEKLSRQVMERDRAEGLEFLSRGRLVIAAMELDAARDGCLYEFTRPVLDDLGARGVATGVISRNISAAIKKVFPDIEDHLRVFLPRESSDRLKPDPAHLLRALQCINVPPERALMVGDHPMDVETGKRAGTLSAGVTTGRIEAQGFASLDPDFVSTDVAALMSELKRRGLI, from the coding sequence TTGAAACTCGACGCCATCATCTTCGACTTTGACGGTACGTTGGCCGACGTGCCCCTGGACTTCGACTTCATGAAGACCAAGATCGCGGCGCTCGGCGAGGTGTTCATGGACGAACGCCCGGTGCCGGACGGCACGCCCGCCCTGGAATGGCTGGAAAAGCTCTCCCGGCAGGTCATGGAGCGCGACCGGGCCGAGGGGCTGGAGTTCCTGTCGCGCGGGCGGCTGGTCATCGCGGCCATGGAGCTGGACGCGGCCCGCGACGGCTGCCTGTACGAGTTCACCCGGCCGGTGCTCGACGACCTCGGGGCGCGCGGCGTGGCCACGGGCGTGATCTCCCGGAACATCTCGGCGGCCATCAAGAAGGTCTTCCCGGATATCGAGGACCATCTGCGGGTCTTCCTGCCCCGGGAGAGCTCGGACCGTCTCAAGCCTGACCCCGCCCATCTGCTCCGGGCGCTTCAATGCATCAATGTGCCGCCCGAACGGGCGCTCATGGTCGGCGACCACCCCATGGACGTGGAGACCGGCAAACGCGCCGGAACCCTGTCCGCGGGCGTGACCACCGGCCGCATCGAGGCTCAGGGCTTCGCGAGCCTCGACCCGGACTTCGTGAGCACGGACGTGGCCGCGCTTATGAGCGAACTCAAGCGGCGCGGGCTGATCTGA
- a CDS encoding TIGR01777 family oxidoreductase, protein MRAIIAGGTGFIGRELVRELREHGWEILILSRNPGKVAAVFENGGVIGMPWDNGWADLLGPDTAVVNLAGENIAGGRWTRNRKQRILQSRVRAGERILRAVERTGAAPGVLIQASAVGYYGPRGTSPVNEYAESGSGFLADVCRQWEASTSILEKLGTRRCILRTGMVLGNGGALPRMLPPFKYYLGGPPGTGLQGVSWIHLKDEVRAIRFLMENPEASGPYNLCAPNPVNFAKFAHILGTILNRPYKTPVPPFALRLLFGQMAEEVLLSGQLALPERLTQAGFEFTFPDLADALRDVLR, encoded by the coding sequence GTGCGCGCAATAATCGCCGGTGGAACCGGCTTTATCGGCAGGGAACTGGTCCGGGAACTGAGGGAACACGGCTGGGAGATTCTCATCCTGTCGCGCAACCCGGGCAAGGTCGCCGCCGTGTTCGAAAACGGGGGCGTCATCGGCATGCCCTGGGACAACGGCTGGGCCGACCTGCTCGGCCCGGATACCGCCGTGGTCAACCTGGCCGGGGAGAACATCGCCGGGGGACGCTGGACCCGCAACCGCAAACAACGCATCCTCCAGAGCCGGGTCCGGGCCGGGGAACGCATCCTCCGGGCCGTGGAGCGGACGGGCGCGGCCCCGGGCGTGCTCATCCAGGCCTCGGCCGTGGGCTACTACGGCCCGCGCGGGACCTCCCCGGTCAACGAGTACGCCGAGTCCGGGTCCGGCTTCCTGGCCGACGTCTGCCGCCAGTGGGAAGCCTCCACCTCCATCCTCGAAAAACTGGGCACCCGGCGTTGCATCCTTCGCACCGGCATGGTCCTGGGCAACGGCGGCGCGCTCCCGCGCATGCTCCCGCCCTTCAAATACTACCTCGGCGGCCCCCCGGGCACCGGCCTCCAGGGCGTCTCCTGGATACACCTCAAGGACGAGGTCCGGGCCATCCGCTTCCTCATGGAAAACCCCGAGGCCAGCGGGCCCTACAACCTCTGCGCCCCGAATCCGGTCAACTTCGCCAAGTTCGCCCACATCCTCGGCACCATCCTGAACCGCCCCTACAAGACCCCGGTCCCACCCTTCGCCCTGCGCCTGCTCTTCGGCCAGATGGCCGAAGAGGTCCTCCTGTCCGGACAGCTCGCCCTGCCCGAACGCCTCACCCAGGCGGGCTTCGAGTTCACCTTCCCGGACCTGGCCGACGCCCTGCGCGACGTGTTGCGGTAG
- a CDS encoding sensor histidine kinase: protein MTPDPIRISPTSSRDQRRHRREYIIALVFIVLIAGLTWAELKYLSGDYYLILNLLILNVVFLLAMLFYVARNAVRLVLERRRRVLGSKLRTRLVLAFISLSLIPTVLIYLVSVKFVQTSVDYWFKGQVEESMEQALELGRAFYGSAQDRLERRGAVMIKDIVDSKFAWGGKAMDKYLNRKFDEYDLSLVGVITPEGNEQNTHASAQWSQAWPEIKEKIDWQSLRADPRSWTTIIPKPGSDLVLGVTPVDEGRTGYLVVGETVGQGLLHRLDQIVRGLDEYKKLKTRKYPWKMNLYLTLGVMALLIILGAIWFGFRLAKELSAPVQALAAGTERIGRGDLSVRLEDRSDDELGFLVQSFNRMAEDLEQSQNSVQQANERLAQQNQELERRGQYIEAVLNNITSGVISMDAEGRIGTVNTAAESILGIPGEFLIGKMPHRFLSGDFAAMVEEALAQLSTKPGGVWQRQLDLPVRGKLIKVLVNVVSLKNVGGRDAGHVAVFEDITELEKIQRLAAWREVARRIAHEIKNPLTPIKLSAQRLQRKYGESIGEKTFNECTGLIVNQVERLQNMVTEFSAYAKLPEVQPRPDRLVPLLEEVTAMFANTHRAIKWDLSLPSDIGEFPFDREGIRKVLINLFTNAAEALKGMRGGEVRISAARDADAGTVTISVADNGPGLPKDSSRMFEPYYTEKKGGTGLGLTIVRSIIADHGGMVRAASNHPKGTVFIVELHDA, encoded by the coding sequence GTGACGCCCGATCCGATCCGCATCAGCCCCACCAGCAGCCGGGACCAACGAAGGCACCGGCGCGAATACATCATCGCGCTCGTCTTCATCGTCCTCATCGCCGGGCTGACCTGGGCCGAGCTCAAGTACCTGAGCGGCGACTACTACCTGATCCTCAACCTGCTCATCCTGAACGTGGTCTTTTTGCTGGCCATGCTCTTCTACGTGGCCCGCAACGCGGTGCGCCTGGTCCTGGAACGCCGCCGCCGGGTGCTCGGGTCCAAGCTGCGAACCCGGCTGGTCCTGGCCTTCATCTCCCTTTCGCTCATCCCCACGGTGCTCATCTACCTGGTCTCGGTGAAGTTCGTGCAGACCTCGGTGGACTACTGGTTCAAGGGCCAGGTGGAGGAGTCCATGGAACAGGCCCTGGAACTCGGCCGGGCCTTCTACGGTTCCGCCCAGGACCGGCTGGAGCGGCGCGGCGCGGTCATGATCAAGGACATCGTGGACTCCAAGTTCGCCTGGGGCGGCAAGGCCATGGACAAGTACCTGAACCGCAAGTTCGACGAGTACGACCTGAGCCTGGTGGGCGTCATCACCCCGGAGGGCAACGAGCAGAACACCCACGCCTCGGCCCAGTGGAGCCAGGCCTGGCCCGAGATCAAGGAAAAGATCGACTGGCAGTCCCTGCGCGCCGACCCGCGCTCGTGGACCACGATCATCCCCAAGCCCGGCTCGGACCTGGTCCTGGGCGTGACCCCGGTGGACGAGGGCCGGACCGGCTATCTGGTGGTCGGCGAGACCGTGGGCCAGGGGCTGCTGCACCGGCTCGACCAGATCGTGCGCGGCCTGGACGAGTACAAGAAGCTCAAGACCCGCAAGTACCCGTGGAAAATGAATCTCTACCTGACCCTCGGGGTCATGGCCCTGCTCATCATCCTGGGGGCCATCTGGTTCGGGTTCCGGCTGGCCAAGGAGCTGTCCGCCCCGGTCCAGGCCCTGGCCGCGGGCACCGAGCGCATCGGGCGCGGCGACCTGTCCGTGCGCCTGGAGGACCGCTCCGACGACGAACTCGGCTTCCTGGTCCAGTCCTTCAACCGCATGGCCGAGGACCTGGAGCAGAGCCAGAACTCGGTGCAGCAGGCCAACGAGCGGCTGGCCCAGCAGAACCAGGAGCTGGAGCGGCGAGGCCAGTACATCGAGGCCGTGCTCAACAACATCACCTCGGGCGTCATTTCCATGGACGCCGAAGGGCGCATCGGCACGGTCAACACCGCTGCCGAGAGCATCCTCGGCATTCCCGGCGAATTCCTCATCGGCAAGATGCCCCACCGCTTCCTGTCCGGCGACTTCGCGGCCATGGTCGAGGAGGCCCTGGCCCAGCTGTCCACCAAGCCCGGCGGGGTCTGGCAGCGCCAGCTCGACCTGCCCGTGCGCGGCAAGCTGATCAAGGTCCTGGTCAACGTGGTTTCGCTCAAGAACGTGGGCGGCCGGGACGCGGGCCACGTGGCCGTGTTCGAGGATATCACCGAACTGGAGAAGATCCAGCGGCTGGCCGCCTGGCGCGAGGTGGCCCGGCGCATCGCCCACGAGATCAAGAACCCGCTCACGCCCATCAAGCTGTCGGCACAGCGGCTGCAGCGCAAGTACGGCGAGAGCATCGGCGAGAAGACCTTCAACGAATGCACCGGCCTGATCGTCAACCAGGTGGAGCGGCTCCAGAACATGGTCACCGAGTTCTCGGCCTACGCCAAGCTGCCCGAGGTCCAGCCCCGGCCGGACAGGCTCGTCCCGCTGCTCGAAGAGGTCACGGCCATGTTCGCCAACACCCACCGGGCGATCAAGTGGGACCTGTCCCTGCCGTCGGACATCGGCGAGTTCCCCTTTGACCGCGAAGGCATCCGCAAGGTGCTCATCAACCTGTTCACCAACGCGGCCGAGGCCCTCAAGGGCATGCGCGGCGGCGAGGTCCGGATCAGCGCCGCCCGCGACGCGGACGCGGGCACGGTGACCATCTCCGTGGCCGACAACGGCCCGGGCCTGCCCAAGGACTCGTCGCGCATGTTCGAGCCCTACTACACCGAGAAGAAAGGCGGCACCGGCCTGGGCCTGACCATCGTCCGGTCCATCATCGCCGACCACGGCGGCATGGTCCGCGCCGCCTCCAACCACCCCAAGGGCACGGTCTTCATCGTCGAACTGCACGACGCCTAG
- a CDS encoding DUF4390 domain-containing protein: MRTPDRKRAGSFPAAHFPAAFLAVLILAGTAMAQSLSLTAPTLANENGRLTARFGIVVEDRPILKGELEDGAVLVLKCEVSLLEPRDYWLDREITEVHFRSRLSFDPLTREFVMTLPDRQTPLRGKDLGAVLDEGWGTIGATLGSWSLLDRGRKYSLRLHTSMNEEDAPEGMMRFFYFWSWDAGADNAFQLDFTF, encoded by the coding sequence ATGCGCACCCCTGACCGCAAGCGGGCCGGATCGTTCCCGGCCGCCCATTTTCCGGCCGCGTTCCTGGCCGTCCTGATCCTGGCGGGAACGGCCATGGCCCAGAGCCTGAGCCTGACGGCCCCGACCCTGGCCAACGAGAACGGCCGGCTCACGGCTCGCTTCGGCATCGTGGTCGAGGACAGGCCGATCCTCAAGGGCGAGTTGGAGGACGGGGCCGTGCTGGTGCTCAAGTGCGAGGTCAGCCTGCTGGAGCCGCGCGACTACTGGCTGGACCGGGAGATCACCGAGGTCCATTTCCGCAGCAGGCTGAGTTTCGACCCGCTGACCCGCGAGTTCGTCATGACCCTGCCCGACCGGCAGACGCCGCTGCGGGGCAAGGACCTGGGCGCGGTCCTGGACGAGGGCTGGGGGACCATCGGCGCCACCCTGGGGTCCTGGTCCCTGCTCGACCGGGGCAGGAAATACTCCCTGCGCCTGCACACCTCCATGAACGAGGAGGACGCGCCCGAGGGGATGATGCGCTTCTTCTATTTCTGGTCCTGGGACGCCGGGGCCGACAACGCCTTCCAACTGGATTTCACCTTTTAG